The following are encoded in a window of Panthera leo isolate Ple1 chromosome B2, P.leo_Ple1_pat1.1, whole genome shotgun sequence genomic DNA:
- the LOC122219362 gene encoding LOW QUALITY PROTEIN: putative olfactory receptor 2B8 (The sequence of the model RefSeq protein was modified relative to this genomic sequence to represent the inferred CDS: substituted 1 base at 1 genomic stop codon), with the protein MWXERMDQKNGSSFTGFILLGFSDRPQLERVLFVVLLIFYLLTLLGNTSIIALSHLDPHLQTPMYFFLSNLSFLDLCYTTSTVPQLLVHLRGADKSISFGACVAQLFIALGLGCTECILLGVMAFDRYAAVCRPLHYAVIMHPRLCALMASASWFIGFANASLQTVLTFLVPLCGRNKIDHFFCEVPPLLKLACVDTTVNESELFFVSVIILLIPVALITFSYGRIVRAVLRIKSAAGQRKVFGTCGSHLTVVSLFYGTAIYAYLQPSNNYSQDLGKFISLFYTIVTPMVNPFIYTLRNKDVMGAVRKVLCTGYDSR; encoded by the coding sequence ATGTGGTAAGAAAGAATGGACCAGAAAAATGGAAGTTCTTTTACTGGCTTTATCCTGCTGGGTTTCTCTGACCGGCCTCAGCTGGAGCGAGTCCTCTTTGTGGTTCTTCTGATCTTCTATCTGCTCACCCTGCTGGGAAACACAAGCATCATTGCGTTGTCCCACCTGGACCCACACCTGCAGactcccatgtactttttcctctcCAACCTAAGCTTTCTGGACCTGTGTTACACGACCAGCACTGTTCCTCAGCTGCTGGTTCATCTCAGGGGAGCAGACAAGTCTATCTCCTTtggtgcctgtgtagctcagctGTTCATCGCTCTAGGGTTGGGATGCACAGAATGCATTCTGTTAGGGGTGATGGCATTTGACCGCTACGCAGCCGTCTGCAGGCCCCTGCACTACGCAGTGATCATGCACCCCCGTCTCTGTGCCCTGATGGCTTCTGCATCGTGGTTCATTGGTTTTGCCAACGCCTCGTTGCAGACGGTGCTCACCTTCCTTGTACCACTTtgtgggagaaataaaatagaccaCTTCTTTTGTGAGGTCCCCCCATTGCTCAAGCTTGCCTGTGTTGACACTACTGTGAATGAGTCTGAGCTCTTCTTTGTCAGTGTGATCATTCTCCTCATACCTGTGGCATTAATCACGTTCTCCTATGGTCGAATTGTCAGGGCAGTGTTAAGAATAAAGTCAGCCGCTGGACAGAGGAAAGTGTTTGGGACATGTGGGTCCCACCTCACGGTGGTCTCCCTGTTCTATGGCACGGCCATCTATGCTTACCTCCAGCCCAGCAACAACTACTCCCAAGATCTGGGCaagttcatttctctcttctacaCCATCGTCACCCCCATGGTCAACCCCTTCATATATACCCTGCGGAACAAGGATGTGATGGGAGCAGTGAGAAAGGTGTTGTGTACGGGCTATGACTCCAGATGA